One genomic region from Bacillota bacterium encodes:
- a CDS encoding UbiX family flavin prenyltransferase, producing MRIIVGITGASGVIYGIRVLTEMASRGVETHLIISRWARETIRAETDFDARAIESLATVAYDNDDLTAPVSSGSFITDGMVIAPCSMTTAAAVAHGYAENLISRAASVCLKEGRRLVILPRESPMSAIHLENLLNLARLGIIVLPPVPAFYSRPRSIDDLVDHTVGRVLDQFGIEHGLVGRWGLDCPGSGREQQGPGCTDVPQRDGGAVPAEIGRVQVAVGEGRFQISGNAWVTMGGIIAGLFGGDRPHVGSVVVSVPRPSITGSGETSCTSSVVNLLAHKEETVIRPLAEHIARVTGRPVVGVCGVHLDGATPQDIRLLVANCEEAGRRLVESMMPLITDVETPGSRDR from the coding sequence ATGCGCATTATTGTGGGGATAACAGGGGCATCCGGGGTAATCTATGGCATTCGGGTACTCACAGAAATGGCGTCGCGTGGCGTGGAAACGCATCTGATCATCAGCAGGTGGGCGAGAGAGACGATCCGTGCCGAGACCGACTTCGATGCAAGGGCTATCGAATCGTTGGCCACAGTCGCGTATGACAACGATGACCTTACGGCCCCGGTGTCGAGCGGGAGCTTCATTACCGATGGCATGGTCATCGCACCCTGCAGCATGACTACGGCGGCCGCGGTTGCACATGGTTACGCGGAAAACCTTATATCGCGCGCTGCGAGCGTGTGTCTTAAAGAAGGCCGTAGACTGGTAATCCTTCCACGGGAATCCCCCATGAGCGCAATCCACCTCGAAAACCTCCTGAACCTCGCGCGGCTGGGAATCATTGTGCTCCCGCCTGTCCCCGCGTTCTACTCACGCCCTAGATCAATCGATGACCTCGTCGACCACACGGTCGGGCGGGTGTTAGACCAGTTTGGAATTGAACACGGGCTCGTGGGTCGCTGGGGACTGGATTGTCCCGGGTCTGGGCGAGAGCAGCAGGGTCCCGGCTGCACCGATGTGCCCCAGCGCGACGGAGGGGCGGTGCCCGCCGAAATCGGCAGGGTGCAGGTGGCCGTGGGTGAGGGACGGTTTCAAATCAGCGGGAACGCCTGGGTGACGATGGGAGGAATTATTGCGGGGCTTTTTGGCGGAGATAGGCCGCACGTGGGCTCGGTTGTGGTCAGCGTGCCGCGCCCCAGCATCACTGGATCGGGAGAGACGAGCTGCACGTCTTCAGTGGTTAACCTGCTCGCTCACAAGGAGGAAACGGTCATCCGCCCGCTTGCCGAGCATATTGCCAGGGTGACCGGGCGTCCCGTGGTCGGCGTATGCGGGGTGCACCTCGACGGGGCCACTCCTCAGGATATTAGGCTGCTGGTTGCCAACTGCGAAGAGGCCGGTCGCCGACTGGTCGAAAGCATGATGCCCCTTATAACGGACGTGGAGACCCCCGGTAGTCGGGACCGATAG
- a CDS encoding IS256 family transposase: MDATYIKSRDDGRVISMAFVVAIGVKATGEREVLGFDLGPSEDGEFWLEFLRGLVSRGLGGVQLVISDAHEGLKRAIGTVLAGAVWQRCTVHFMRNILSHVPKGSQSMVSASVRTIFAQPDQPSAHAQLAQIARVLEKRFPRVSQMLLDSEYEILAYMAFPQEHWRQIRSTNPLERLNKEIKRWSDVVGIFPNRASALRLLGAVLMEQNDEWAIGRRYFSQESMKKLERTSVAEAELALAS, encoded by the coding sequence GTGGACGCGACGTACATAAAGTCAAGGGACGATGGCCGGGTTATCAGCATGGCGTTCGTGGTAGCGATCGGTGTGAAGGCGACTGGTGAGCGGGAGGTGCTTGGTTTCGACCTGGGGCCGAGCGAGGACGGCGAGTTCTGGCTGGAGTTCCTGAGGGGCCTGGTGTCGAGAGGCCTGGGCGGGGTTCAGCTGGTTATAAGCGACGCTCACGAGGGACTGAAGAGAGCGATAGGAACCGTGCTGGCGGGGGCTGTATGGCAGCGGTGTACGGTACACTTCATGAGGAACATACTGTCTCATGTACCTAAAGGGTCGCAGTCGATGGTGTCGGCGTCGGTGAGAACGATATTCGCCCAGCCCGACCAGCCGAGCGCCCACGCCCAACTGGCTCAGATCGCCAGGGTGCTCGAGAAGCGGTTCCCACGGGTAAGCCAGATGCTGCTTGACTCTGAGTACGAGATCCTGGCCTACATGGCGTTCCCTCAGGAACACTGGAGGCAGATACGCTCCACGAACCCGCTGGAGAGGCTGAACAAAGAGATAAAGCGCTGGTCGGACGTTGTCGGAATATTCCCAAACAGGGCCTCGGCCTTGAGGCTCCTGGGGGCGGTGCTCATGGAGCAGAACGACGAGTGGGCAATCGGCCGGCGGTACTTCAGCCAGGAATCCATGAAGAAGCTGGAACGAACGTCAGTTGCTGAGGCAGAGCTCGCCTTGGCGAGCTAG
- a CDS encoding dihydroorotate dehydrogenase electron transfer subunit: protein MHHQVLAIVKSHGAEIPGYYRLRLEAPAVANEARPGQFVMVRCSHTLDPLLRRPLTVCALYPESGQLELLYKVVGKGTRLLSEIPVGARVDVVGPLGNGYTLLPEAQTIAVVGRGVGVASVFGVAQAARAEGRRVFAFVSARTRDLLLRVKSLREMGCCVEVSTDDGSAGHCGLVTDLLRPKVGPEGIGEVFVCGSNRLTRAVAEVALENGISAQVSLEAHMACGVHACMGCVRLVGISGNQSYKKVCEDGPVFWVDEVVELTNAR, encoded by the coding sequence GTGCATCACCAGGTATTAGCGATAGTCAAGAGTCATGGCGCCGAAATCCCGGGCTACTACAGGCTTAGGCTGGAGGCCCCGGCGGTGGCGAATGAGGCCCGCCCCGGGCAGTTCGTGATGGTTCGTTGCTCTCACACATTGGACCCACTGCTGAGGCGGCCACTGACTGTATGCGCGCTTTATCCGGAAAGCGGTCAACTGGAACTGCTGTACAAGGTGGTGGGCAAAGGGACCCGGCTTCTGAGCGAGATCCCTGTCGGTGCCCGGGTCGATGTTGTCGGGCCGCTTGGCAACGGGTATACTCTGCTGCCCGAGGCGCAGACCATAGCGGTCGTGGGAAGAGGGGTCGGGGTGGCCTCTGTTTTTGGCGTGGCTCAGGCGGCGCGGGCGGAAGGGCGGCGGGTTTTTGCCTTTGTCAGTGCGCGCACCCGGGACCTGCTCCTCCGGGTGAAGAGTCTTAGGGAGATGGGCTGCTGCGTGGAAGTCTCGACGGATGACGGGAGCGCCGGCCACTGTGGGCTAGTTACGGACCTGCTCAGGCCGAAGGTCGGGCCGGAAGGGATAGGGGAAGTATTCGTCTGCGGCTCCAATCGGCTGACCCGCGCTGTGGCCGAAGTCGCATTGGAGAACGGGATCAGCGCGCAGGTATCGCTCGAAGCGCACATGGCCTGTGGGGTTCATGCCTGCATGGGCTGCGTGCGGCTCGTGGGGATTTCGGGGAACCAGAGCTACAAGAAAGTGTGCGAGGACGGGCCCGTGTTCTGGGTCGACGAGGTAGTGGAATTGACGAACGCCCGCTGA
- a CDS encoding aldehyde ferredoxin oxidoreductase family protein encodes MLPGSKRERMYGWARAALTVDLCSGKIERIVPEESVVRKWLGGRGWNGHLLWKMTDASTDPLGPGNPLIFSVGPLTGTLAPGSARYQVTGKSPLTGIFGDANSGGFFGPEMKFCGLDQIVVTGYAETPVYLFVTDEKAELRVARHLWGKTTWETEEAIRSEIGSDLVRVAAIGPAGENLVKFAGIINDTGRAAARTGLGAVMGSKRLKAIALLGNRGVSVSLPDEWDRYYRRARDHIAAAPAYPMRSRFGTTMLIDTYQLMGVLPSYNNRSGVFARAEDIGCKTLEKRFVKRLIACFCCPVRCSRYYSIEEGPYKGTHGEGPEFETLASLGSRCGNSDVEGILALNSKANQLGIDTISLGGVLGFVMECCELGLIRPRDFGSNLDCVPWGDVNSMMQLMEDIAYRRGFGDVLAEGVRNISMKIPGSQPYALHVKGLEIPEQEIRALKAWGLGWAVSSRGADHLRAFPVAETTLTPAEAKALFGTDEVCNRFSYRGKGRLVKWSEDLSAVSDSLSMCKFVTMSMALPAEVICGLLRAVTGVEYSPEELFPIGERIVNLERLYNLRLGLGRDDDTVPSRFVEEALPEGPSAGHRFQLEPMLDEYYSARGWGSNGRPLPARLAELGLSNLVTE; translated from the coding sequence ATGCTACCAGGCAGCAAACGCGAAAGGATGTACGGATGGGCACGCGCGGCGTTGACGGTAGACCTTTGCTCGGGCAAGATTGAGAGGATTGTGCCCGAGGAATCAGTTGTCCGCAAGTGGTTGGGCGGGAGAGGATGGAACGGTCATCTTCTCTGGAAGATGACGGATGCGAGTACAGATCCACTTGGCCCCGGAAACCCCCTCATCTTCAGTGTAGGCCCCTTGACCGGCACGCTGGCGCCTGGTTCGGCACGCTATCAGGTAACCGGGAAATCCCCACTGACTGGAATCTTCGGTGACGCCAACTCGGGAGGCTTCTTCGGCCCGGAGATGAAGTTTTGCGGGCTGGATCAGATTGTTGTAACAGGGTACGCGGAGACGCCGGTGTACCTGTTCGTTACGGATGAGAAAGCGGAACTCCGGGTCGCGAGGCACCTGTGGGGGAAGACGACTTGGGAGACTGAAGAGGCCATTCGCTCTGAGATCGGCTCGGACCTGGTCCGCGTCGCGGCGATCGGCCCTGCCGGAGAGAACCTCGTCAAGTTCGCCGGGATCATCAACGATACTGGTCGCGCCGCGGCCCGGACGGGGCTCGGCGCCGTGATGGGCAGCAAGCGATTGAAAGCCATCGCGCTGCTCGGCAACCGCGGGGTGTCCGTATCGCTTCCGGATGAATGGGATCGTTACTATCGCAGGGCGCGGGACCACATCGCGGCCGCGCCAGCGTACCCCATGCGCTCGCGGTTCGGTACCACCATGTTGATCGACACCTACCAGCTTATGGGGGTGCTTCCTTCCTACAACAACCGCTCGGGTGTGTTCGCGAGGGCGGAAGATATCGGCTGTAAGACCCTTGAAAAGAGGTTCGTGAAGCGGCTGATCGCGTGCTTTTGTTGTCCGGTAAGGTGCAGCCGCTACTACAGCATCGAGGAGGGTCCCTATAAGGGAACCCATGGCGAAGGCCCTGAGTTCGAAACCCTGGCATCACTGGGCTCGAGATGCGGAAACTCGGACGTGGAGGGAATCCTCGCCCTCAACAGCAAGGCCAACCAGCTGGGAATCGACACCATATCTCTTGGAGGCGTGCTTGGGTTTGTAATGGAATGCTGTGAGCTCGGACTGATCCGCCCGAGGGACTTCGGCAGCAACCTGGATTGCGTTCCGTGGGGCGACGTCAACTCAATGATGCAGCTAATGGAAGACATCGCATACAGGCGCGGGTTCGGAGACGTTCTTGCTGAAGGGGTCCGGAACATATCGATGAAAATTCCGGGTTCGCAGCCATACGCCCTTCATGTGAAGGGCCTGGAGATTCCCGAGCAGGAAATAAGGGCGCTGAAAGCCTGGGGGCTGGGATGGGCTGTGTCCAGTCGCGGCGCCGATCACTTGCGCGCTTTTCCTGTCGCGGAAACCACCCTGACTCCGGCCGAAGCGAAAGCACTGTTTGGGACGGATGAGGTATGTAACAGGTTCAGTTACCGGGGTAAGGGACGTCTTGTCAAATGGTCCGAGGATCTGAGCGCCGTATCGGACTCGCTGTCAATGTGCAAGTTTGTCACGATGAGCATGGCGCTTCCCGCTGAGGTCATCTGTGGCTTGCTTCGTGCGGTCACGGGTGTCGAGTATTCTCCAGAGGAGTTGTTTCCTATTGGGGAGCGCATTGTCAATCTCGAACGCTTGTACAATCTCAGGCTAGGGTTGGGAAGGGACGACGACACCGTTCCTTCGCGGTTTGTCGAAGAAGCGTTGCCGGAGGGGCCGAGCGCCGGGCACAGGTTTCAGCTCGAGCCAATGCTGGACGAGTATTACAGCGCCAGAGGCTGGGGTAGTAACGGGCGGCCTCTGCCGGCCAGACTTGCCGAGCTCGGTTTGTCCAATCTCGTCACCGAATGA
- a CDS encoding IS110 family transposase, whose translation MITLGVDAHKEVHMAVALDENGRELSQWRGPNTQRGWEQVYRWACKLGEARQWGIEGAWGYGRRLAQYLVGRGDVVYEINSRWTAMSRRKARKLGKTDKLDARAVAVCVMRETGTLPQISQEDITTVLNLLSIEREAALAEATRLRNQIHAVLPQIDPEYRLHLPNMQTQAGLLALERYDSPDSNSIACHRAATIRRLARRLRLVLEQSEDIAHEIEQLASTYFLPLTRLCGINLLTAGALAGILGPGRRFASDAQLAAYAGVAPIEASSAGLVRHRLHRGGNRRLNAILYRIAITQARHLPEARCYLLRRTSEGKTRREAFRALKRYIVRAIWQLWQECLDYQTHSLTDNRAA comes from the coding sequence GTGATAACGCTCGGGGTGGACGCGCACAAGGAAGTACACATGGCGGTTGCCTTAGACGAAAATGGACGTGAACTGTCGCAATGGCGCGGGCCTAATACCCAACGTGGTTGGGAACAAGTGTACAGGTGGGCGTGCAAGCTGGGAGAGGCTCGGCAGTGGGGAATTGAGGGAGCCTGGGGCTACGGCAGAAGGCTGGCACAATACCTGGTAGGTCGCGGGGATGTAGTATATGAGATCAACTCACGTTGGACGGCGATGAGCCGGCGGAAGGCGAGGAAGTTGGGGAAGACCGATAAGCTAGATGCGCGGGCGGTGGCCGTCTGTGTCATGCGCGAGACGGGTACGCTCCCGCAGATTTCGCAGGAAGACATAACCACAGTGTTGAACCTGCTTTCGATTGAACGGGAGGCCGCACTGGCCGAAGCCACACGTCTGCGAAACCAGATACATGCCGTTCTTCCTCAGATCGACCCCGAGTACAGACTGCATCTCCCGAATATGCAGACTCAAGCAGGGTTACTCGCGTTGGAGAGATATGATTCACCTGACAGCAATTCAATAGCCTGTCATCGCGCTGCTACCATCAGAAGGCTCGCGCGGCGTCTCCGGCTGGTCCTCGAACAAAGCGAAGACATTGCCCACGAGATCGAACAGCTTGCGAGTACCTACTTTCTTCCGCTAACACGGCTCTGCGGCATCAATTTACTTACAGCAGGTGCTCTGGCCGGTATTTTGGGTCCTGGTCGAAGGTTTGCGAGCGACGCACAGCTCGCAGCTTATGCCGGAGTGGCTCCTATTGAGGCCTCTTCAGCAGGCTTGGTTCGTCACCGTCTCCACCGTGGCGGTAACCGGCGGCTTAACGCAATCCTGTATCGCATAGCCATAACCCAAGCACGCCACTTACCCGAGGCCAGATGCTATCTGCTCCGGCGAACCTCTGAGGGAAAGACCCGTCGCGAAGCTTTCCGCGCATTGAAACGGTACATAGTTCGCGCAATCTGGCAGCTCTGGCAAGAGTGCTTGGATTATCAGACTCATTCCCTAACGGACAATAGGGCGGCCTAG
- a CDS encoding rhodanese-like domain-containing protein has protein sequence MRVRLAISVILVLTGILVLRAYEPRSAPPSVGPGELEATLRSGGKVVLIDVRPREHYLRSRIPGSHHTAAAEAIQAARRLARDPDEEIVIISETGREGVDLARQLQNAGFGRTKFLRGGIKAWKGPLAN, from the coding sequence TTGAGAGTCAGGTTGGCGATATCGGTAATCCTGGTTTTGACGGGGATTCTCGTACTTAGAGCATACGAGCCGCGTTCCGCCCCCCCGAGCGTCGGTCCTGGAGAGCTCGAGGCCACGCTCAGGTCGGGCGGGAAGGTCGTCCTCATCGACGTGCGTCCTCGCGAGCACTATCTCAGGTCAAGGATACCTGGGTCTCACCATACCGCTGCAGCCGAGGCAATACAGGCTGCCCGGCGCCTGGCCCGCGACCCCGATGAGGAGATCGTAATCATCAGCGAAACCGGAAGGGAGGGCGTGGATCTCGCCAGACAGCTCCAGAATGCCGGATTCGGCCGCACAAAGTTCCTGAGGGGCGGCATCAAGGCCTGGAAGGGGCCGCTGGCGAACTAG
- a CDS encoding monovalent cation/H+ antiporter subunit D family protein yields the protein MTEISLLPLAAVSTPTLSSVLVYAVGKRALGLGRMLTVLASALSLLPIALMYPMAARGVVLEVALPSLLPPLGVMFRVDGLGYLFSAMTSGVWCLVTIYAISYMKGALNQARFFAALLQTLGACLGVAMAGDLFTLFVFFEVLSLAAYVLIVHDQTQEAMRAGFKYLVMSVTGSLSLFFAVVSTYDVSGTLSLATRGIIPEKSGLTLTIFIAFLVGFGMKAGVFPLHVWLPDAHPIAPAPASALLSGIMIKAGAYGIIRVFHNVYGAQLVTAGWWPSLLLWASGASMVLGSGVAILQSDLKRRLAYSSIGQMGYILAGVSLASSHALAGSIFHVFGHALAKSCLFLCAGLVASKTGIKDVEAMAGVGRRMPVTMIAFTAAALSMVGIPPFNGFVSKWWLSLGAVQAGVPLLLGLYLACSMMACLYILPVVVSAFFGPEPRDRTAERTCGAEAPLGMLIPVAVLATGTVLFSLAPGNFALVLSRVWAEGAGLR from the coding sequence TTGACTGAGATTTCGTTGCTGCCACTGGCGGCCGTGAGTACGCCCACCCTGTCGAGCGTGCTGGTCTACGCGGTGGGCAAGAGGGCACTCGGCCTTGGAAGGATGCTCACGGTGCTCGCCTCAGCGCTCTCCCTCCTGCCCATAGCTCTCATGTATCCCATGGCCGCCCGCGGGGTCGTCTTAGAAGTCGCCCTTCCATCACTCCTCCCCCCGCTGGGGGTCATGTTCAGAGTCGACGGGCTGGGATACCTTTTCTCGGCGATGACCTCCGGAGTGTGGTGCCTTGTCACGATATACGCCATCTCATACATGAAAGGAGCGCTCAACCAGGCGCGGTTCTTCGCAGCCCTCCTGCAGACGCTCGGCGCTTGCCTGGGCGTGGCAATGGCCGGCGATTTATTCACCTTGTTCGTTTTTTTCGAGGTCCTCTCGCTGGCAGCATACGTATTGATCGTGCATGATCAGACTCAAGAGGCAATGCGAGCTGGTTTCAAGTACCTGGTCATGTCAGTCACCGGCAGCCTCAGCCTTTTCTTCGCCGTAGTGTCCACCTACGACGTTTCGGGAACCCTTTCCCTGGCAACCAGGGGCATAATTCCAGAGAAATCCGGCCTCACGCTTACCATTTTCATAGCTTTCCTGGTCGGTTTCGGTATGAAAGCGGGGGTGTTCCCTCTACACGTGTGGCTGCCCGACGCTCATCCGATAGCGCCTGCCCCCGCCAGCGCCCTGCTTTCGGGGATCATGATAAAGGCGGGTGCGTACGGGATAATCAGGGTATTCCATAATGTCTACGGAGCGCAGCTCGTTACGGCTGGCTGGTGGCCGTCCTTGCTCCTCTGGGCATCCGGCGCCAGCATGGTGCTCGGCTCTGGGGTGGCCATACTCCAAAGCGACCTGAAGAGAAGGCTCGCGTATTCCAGCATAGGACAGATGGGTTACATACTCGCCGGCGTGTCACTGGCCAGCAGTCACGCTCTCGCCGGCAGCATTTTCCACGTGTTCGGCCACGCCCTGGCGAAATCGTGCCTGTTCCTTTGCGCGGGGCTAGTCGCATCCAAAACCGGAATCAAGGACGTCGAAGCGATGGCGGGAGTGGGAAGGCGCATGCCGGTCACGATGATAGCATTCACCGCAGCGGCCTTGTCGATGGTAGGAATACCGCCGTTCAATGGCTTCGTGAGCAAATGGTGGCTTTCGCTGGGTGCGGTACAAGCGGGTGTTCCCCTCCTGCTCGGGCTCTACCTCGCATGTAGTATGATGGCGTGCCTGTACATCCTTCCGGTGGTGGTCTCGGCATTCTTCGGCCCCGAGCCCAGGGACCGGACGGCGGAGCGCACCTGCGGGGCCGAAGCACCGCTCGGAATGCTGATACCCGTAGCAGTACTCGCGACGGGGACTGTTCTGTTCTCCCTGGCGCCTGGCAACTTCGCCCTCGTACTGAGCAGGGTCTGGGCTGAAGGCGCGGGGCTCCGATGA
- a CDS encoding NADH dehydrogenase, translating into MRDQGGISQLISAILSGRDLAILVFAPIIAGLAILALPPRARRHSARIALVTAAAGLAASLSLLSQPSGATLRIPRFLAQGIILRIDSLSMAFALTASVVWTCATLFALDYLRGERAAHRFFAFWLLTLGACQGVFASGDLFTLFLFFETMTLVSYALVVHEESRDSMDAGALYINLGIGGGLLLLGAIASVYYSTGDVSFAPSLEAIAASVPYVPVWIAFFFGFGIKMGMVPLHFWLPRAHPVAPGPASAVLSGILIKTGAYGLLRVSSSVMNPSVPVANLAYYREAFGLAVTGVGILTALTGSMNAMLESDSKRLLAHSSVSQMGYVLFAIGIASAYPAAAPYATAAAILQIICHAVYKSALFMMASASRKGIFLPQGEAAGPGSRLVLTAPLWISALGLASFPGFGAFGVKVLLHHAAAKSFVSSGLLGHLVLEIAFVAFGAAATWYALKLTRLILLEGTTTPCWPHHETPGAGGSEGEMLKGQTHAHRWLASRAAFSVSAVLVLALGFRPDVFVRGLVIPAMLGISTDAANPSSLASLLADKEYFTPASVAIALAAAATGAVALSSSGRLGKRAAYWWRPCAESLLGRCVLSPCRWGLALIERFMDRGVNRVLSRIPVLLFRALRALETVFDRRVDSAYERTAEITRQLTSGMSRLEEALTTASDPANMIALDAGPGPAGVKRQYEPRLASWNSANLNSAAIILAFVLMLLLLFLAGPHLDYRA; encoded by the coding sequence ATGAGGGATCAGGGCGGCATTTCACAGCTGATATCGGCAATCCTGTCGGGTCGGGATCTCGCGATCCTGGTTTTCGCCCCGATAATCGCCGGCCTGGCGATCCTGGCATTGCCCCCAAGAGCCAGACGCCATTCCGCGCGCATAGCGTTGGTCACAGCGGCTGCGGGGCTTGCAGCGAGCCTGTCGCTTCTCAGCCAACCTTCCGGAGCCACGTTGAGGATCCCAAGGTTTCTAGCCCAGGGCATCATCTTACGAATAGACTCCCTCTCCATGGCTTTCGCCCTCACCGCGTCGGTCGTGTGGACCTGTGCGACACTGTTTGCCCTCGACTATCTGCGAGGGGAACGAGCCGCGCACCGGTTCTTCGCTTTCTGGCTGCTCACGCTCGGGGCTTGCCAGGGGGTATTCGCCAGCGGAGATTTGTTCACGCTCTTCCTGTTCTTCGAGACCATGACCCTGGTCTCATATGCCCTTGTCGTCCACGAGGAGTCCCGGGATTCCATGGATGCAGGGGCTCTCTACATTAACCTGGGTATCGGCGGAGGGTTGCTGCTCCTGGGAGCCATAGCCAGCGTCTACTACTCTACAGGAGACGTCTCTTTCGCTCCATCCCTCGAAGCGATCGCCGCCTCGGTCCCCTACGTTCCTGTTTGGATTGCGTTCTTCTTCGGTTTCGGCATCAAGATGGGCATGGTACCGCTGCACTTCTGGCTGCCGCGAGCACACCCGGTCGCGCCCGGCCCAGCCAGCGCAGTGCTCTCGGGGATCCTCATCAAGACCGGCGCCTACGGGCTACTCAGGGTATCCAGTTCCGTCATGAATCCTTCGGTCCCAGTAGCCAATCTCGCATATTATCGCGAGGCATTCGGCCTAGCCGTCACAGGCGTCGGCATACTCACAGCCCTCACGGGTTCGATGAACGCCATGCTGGAATCCGACTCCAAACGGCTGCTCGCTCACTCAAGCGTGAGCCAGATGGGCTATGTGCTTTTCGCGATCGGCATCGCATCGGCGTACCCGGCGGCTGCGCCATACGCTACCGCAGCCGCCATCCTGCAGATCATCTGTCACGCTGTGTACAAGTCAGCACTGTTCATGATGGCCTCAGCCTCTCGAAAGGGAATATTCCTGCCACAAGGGGAAGCGGCGGGGCCAGGCAGCCGCCTCGTCTTGACAGCCCCGCTGTGGATTTCGGCACTGGGGCTAGCATCGTTCCCTGGCTTCGGGGCTTTCGGCGTCAAGGTCCTTCTCCACCATGCGGCGGCGAAATCCTTCGTGAGCAGTGGTTTACTGGGCCATTTGGTCCTCGAAATCGCGTTCGTGGCGTTTGGCGCCGCTGCAACCTGGTACGCGCTCAAACTGACCCGGCTCATCCTTCTAGAAGGCACAACCACCCCCTGCTGGCCTCACCATGAAACCCCCGGTGCAGGAGGAAGCGAGGGCGAAATGCTCAAAGGCCAAACCCACGCCCACAGGTGGCTTGCGAGCCGGGCGGCTTTCTCGGTGTCCGCCGTTCTGGTTCTCGCGCTGGGCTTTCGCCCTGACGTTTTTGTTCGCGGCCTCGTAATCCCGGCCATGCTGGGCATTTCGACAGACGCTGCGAATCCATCTTCGCTGGCAAGCCTGCTCGCCGACAAAGAATACTTCACTCCGGCGAGCGTTGCCATCGCCCTTGCGGCCGCCGCAACCGGCGCAGTCGCGCTGAGCAGCTCCGGTCGCCTGGGTAAACGCGCCGCCTATTGGTGGAGACCCTGCGCAGAGTCGCTTCTCGGTCGATGTGTCCTGTCGCCGTGCAGATGGGGGCTGGCATTGATCGAACGCTTCATGGACCGCGGAGTCAACCGCGTCCTGTCGAGGATACCGGTGTTGCTCTTCAGGGCCCTGCGCGCGCTGGAGACGGTGTTCGATCGCCGGGTCGACTCGGCATACGAGCGAACGGCGGAAATCACGCGGCAGCTCACCTCGGGGATGAGCAGACTCGAAGAAGCCCTCACTACCGCTTCGGATCCGGCCAACATGATAGCTCTGGATGCCGGTCCGGGGCCCGCCGGGGTCAAGAGGCAATACGAACCCCGGCTCGCGTCATGGAACTCAGCTAACCTCAACAGCGCTGCCATCATACTTGCGTTCGTGCTCATGTTGTTGCTACTATTTCTGGCAGGACCACACCTGGACTATCGCGCTTAA